ACCCGTCTGTGTCCACCAAAACGATCACAAAGCCCGAACCGCGGACACATTGATGAAGTGTTTCCATGATGGGTTCTGATATCTCGCGCAGAAGGCCTTTTCTCTCCTCCAAGTCTCTGTCGGAGATGAAATCCCGGCACTTTCCTTCGTCAAACTCGACGCCTGCATTCTTACATCTTTCCCAGGATTCGAGGATTGCTCTTCTCACCGGAGGCGTTTCCACCGACCCCTTTCTTACGAAGTCATTCCAGAACTGCCTCTCCATCTGAGTGCACGGACTCCAAAGCTGGGAAAGTGATTCCTGGAGAACCGGCTCTGACACGTGATTAATCGCGGCTGCATCGGCAGACGCACTTCTCTCGATTACCCGGAACTGATCTTCGACTCGGACTAACTTGTACATGTCTTTGCTCCCCCTGGCAGGCGGCCGTCTTGTGCCTGTAACCTACACACTACCGGTGAGACGGACTGGCGTGTGCGTCCAGCACTGGTTGTTCAGGCATTCCGGCGTTTATCGCCAATGCGGCAAGCAGCGAAGACAGAGCGTGGGGGAAGAGTCGGGCCGGCACAGAACACCCGACTGACAACTGCCGCTTGGCGGAGAGGCGCCTGTATAGAATAATTTCTTTACATGCGAGCCTCCGGGGATTCTGCTATTGCAAACCTTTATATTACGGTACCATATCGTGTTCCAAGCTGTCAATCTTGTGGAGACCCCTTCAAGGGGCGCTTCTTTGATCGGGTTTTGGCATCAGCGCCTTGTGTACGAGCTGAGTCAGATCCATGACATCTATAGGAACTTTGTTTCTCTTCACATAGGTTGTCATGGTCCGTACGCACTGCTGACAGGTGGTAACCACGGCTTGGGCGCCGGTGCCCAGCGCTTCCTCTACTTTCTGCCTGGAAATAGCAGAAGAAAGATCCGCGTCAATCATTTCCAGGTTGCCGCCACCTCCGCAGCATTGGCACTTTTCCCGATTCCTTGGAAGCTCAATCAGCTCCACGCCGGGGATGGACCGAATAACTTGCCTCGGCTCGTCAAAGACATTCGCACCACGTCCCAAATCGCAGGGGTCGTGATAGGTAACTGTGAGCCGCACTTCTTTCAGCGGGATTCTCTTTGCTTCGAGCAGTTCCATCAGGAACTCGGATGCGTGGAAGATCTCAAACTCGTGAGGATAGTATTCGCGCCACATCTGGTAACAGGACGGGCAGGCAAAGACCACTGTTTCGGCACCTTTTCGCCGTATTGCCTCCAAGTTGTGCTTCAGATACTCGTGAAACATTTCCCTGAGGCCCGCTCCCAGCAAAGGGAATCCGCAACACCACTCATCTTCTCCCAGCAGCGTGAAGTCTACACCGCTCACGTCAAGAATTTCCGCCAGGGCAATGGGAATGGTTTGGGCCAATGGGTAATAGGCAGCCACGCACCCGGTGAAATAGACGACTTTGGCCGTGTCCTTCATGTACCTGTGTTCGGGAGGATCGCGCATGTCGTCTACCCAATCGGCACGTTCTTCTCCTGGTTCCCCAAAAACATTGCGGCTTTCCTCTAGATTGTCTCTGATCGTTTGGATCTTCTGCGGATAATGGCCGGAATGAAAGAGATCCTGGCGAATGGAGAGCCACAGATTCTTGAGGTTGATACCAACCGGACAGGCTTCCTGGCAGCCGGCGCAGAGCGTGCAGCGGAAGACAACACTGCTGAACCGTTTCCACTCCTCCTCGGATATGTCCCTTTTTCTTAAGATTCCACGGAACAACCCTGTACGGCTCTTTAGGACATCTCGCAGGCCCTTCATCCGGCATAGCGCTGAAAGCGTGCCGTCCTTTGAAGCAGAAACCGCGGGACAGACATCCCCACAAAGTCTGCATTGGGTACAGGCATCCATCTCGATGAGCTGTCTGATACTGTAGTCTCGATTGCTCACGCTAGTCCTTCTTGTATCTTGCGATGTCTGCCAGGAGCCACGGCTCCACAGTCTCTCGTCCATGAATCAGTTTCTGGACTTGCGCTGCGTCCTTTGGACGGATTCTGAACATCCATCCGGCTCCATAGCAGTCTTCGTTGATTAGAGTTGGGATAGTAGCCAATTCCTGGTTTGAGGACTCTATCTCTCCATCCACTGGCGCATACACTATGCCCAGCCATTTTCCGGATTCCACCTTGGCGAACTTCTTTCCTGTCTGAAGAGCCTTTCCCTCGAAGGGAAGTTGAACGTACACGATCATCCCTGCCAATTGTTGGGCAAAATCGTCCATACCCATCACAAGAATGTTCCCGTCTGTTCTGACCCAAAAGTGGTGTTCCTCGTAGTAAAGGTCATCAGGCATATTGTATCCCTGGATTTCCATTACTCTGTTCCTTTCACATCTGAAAGAGCATCACATGCGTCGAGCCCTGGATTGGTTCACGGGGCCGATCCCTTTACAGGGTTCTTTAAACTGACTGTCACGGCGTTCATGCTGAGGACAACAGGCGCCACGATGATGTGGAGCAAATGGCTGAAAGGCAAATAAGCCAGGACAGCCCCTGTTGCGATCGCGTGAAAGTACCAAAGGTACCCGTAAGCGCCTGGAAGCGCGGAAGTTTGCTCAAACACCCGACTAATGGCATATCCCAGAAATGCATATTCCGATCCGGCCGGACTTCCCTGCATGGCGATGCGTACTCCCTCCAGGACAAAACCTACGACTACCGTGGCCCCTATCAAGAAGAGCGCCAACCAGTCCTGCTTGGGGATGCCAGCCATGTCTCGATTCGGGACGACAATCCGTCGTAGAGCGATGAGGATGACACCAAAGAGGATCGACAGGCCACTCGCGTCGAACGACAAAGCCACGGGAGGGTAATCCTTGTCGAGTAACGTCCACGGTAAGGAGGATTGCGGTATCCATAGCGAAGTCAGAAGGGCTGTCATGCCCCACAGGAAGCGGAACATGAAGGGGAAGAAGATCAGAGCATGTATGAACCAACGTGTTCTGGACTGCCGGAAGAGCCTCCTCTGCAAAAGCACATCGAGAGCTATCGTCTTGAGGGCATAGAGCCTTTTGATCACGAAGAAAAACCTTCGTGTATTGCCGGGAGGCTTGTGCATCCCTCTCTCGATGGTTGATTTTCCCGATGCGGAAACGTTCCCGGAGAACCAGACCGCGGCCAGTCCAATGAGCCCAAACAAGAGCACCAGCAGCGATATCATGGATGTTGTGTCCGCTATGGACAGGGTGGCCGCATGACATGGCATGCATATGATGCTTTTTGGGGGAAGAACCATTGCCGCAGCACCTATTACGTTTGCACTATTGTGGCAACGTTCGCAGGAGCCCGCGGCGGCCGTCAGAGTCATGTTATGAACATCGATAGGTCTGTCGGTCTTGCGGTCAATCTGCCAAAGGATTGTTCCGGATGCGGCATTTTTTACCGGAATGGCGCCCGCGATGTGGCAAGCCTCGCAACTTACCCGGAGGTGGGCATCGTGCGCGATTTTCTCATCGTGTCTGTGATGACAGCTCAGGCAAGGGGTCCGTTCTCGCTTTGTATGACCGAACTCTGCAGACTTCGGGTGGCAAACGAGGCATGACAGCTTGGAATGCGTGGTTGATGTATACGAGTGACTCTCGATAATCGGAACGGTGCCTGTGACGTTTACACGTTCCGTATTCTTTCTATTACTCTCCGTACCGTGACAGGCAAAGCAGAAGTCGGAGACTTTCCGCACGGTTTCGGCACCTTCTGTCCCGACCGATCGGTGACAGGCCATGCACTTCTCATCTTGAAGAGAAAGGGTAGGGAGGCTCGTTTGAAGCTTGTGGCATGCTCCACATTGCTGGTTGACAGGTTTTGACGGATCGAAAGATGCCGCGAGATTCTTTGTAGCAAGCTGGTAATGCGGGTCGTGGCAGTTAACGCAAAAATTGTATTCCTGTCGGTTGTCGACTGGTTTGCCGGCGTGCGTCCCGCTGTCCATTTTAACCACTATATCTTCGTGACAGCGTGCGCATTTTTCAGTTCGAAAGAAATCGCGCACCGACTTGTTGACATCGGCAGGATTGGGATGCCGCTCCTCCTGCGGGGTTGAGACATGACAGTCGGTGCAAGAAATCTGCCCATGGACCGAAACATGGAAGCGACCGGCATCCACAAACCACGAAGCCCCAACATGGGGCGCCACCGCTAACAAGAGCGCTGCAATCAGCGCTGAGGCGCTCAATCTCCGGCAGAGACTTCGAATCGATGTCCTTGGTGTTTTGTCTACCGAACCCATTTCCCATAACCGCTTCGAAAGAGAACGCCGACCGGTGGCGCTCTCAATCAGTCATCACTGTGGCGACACGAGAATCTTGATATGCTGTTCCCTGTTTGCAAGCAGCTCCTTGAAGCCCTTCTCCACAATATCATCCAACTTGATTTTGGCTGTAATCATGGGCTGAGCGGCGATTCTACCATCTGCCATGAGGGCAATAGCTGTGCTGAACTCACCGTAGTATGCGAGAGAGCCGACGATTTCCTTCTCAAAGAAGACCAGGTTGTTGAAGTGGATCTCGCTGGGCTTCTCAAAAATCCCCACCAGCACGGTCTTTCCCCCTTGCCTGGTCAAATCCACGGCAAGCGCACCTGTCTCGCTGCCACCGACACACTCGATGGCCACATCGACCCCGAGTCCGTCGGTCAGTTGACGAACCGCCTTGATCGCATCCTGTTCCGAAGGATCGATGACGGCAGTGGCCCCGAGCTTCTTTGCGTATTCCTTCCGGGCTTGAGCCATTTCGAGCACGATGACCTTGCTCGCCCCTGCTGCTTTGGCCGCCTGCAGCGTAACCAGTCCAATGGTACCTGCCCCCACCACCGCAACAGTGTCGCCCTCAAGAACGCGGCCTCTCCGGATGGCGTGCACTCCTACCGCAGCCGGCTCCACGACGGCACCGACGTCAGAAGGCATTTCCGGAGGAAGTCTGTAGATGGTGTAAGCGGGAACATTCACGTAATCTGCAAAAGCGCCGTTGGCCATGAGCCCCGTGAAGGCCAAGGAACTGCACACGCTGTAGCGGTTCCGTTTGCACATATAGCATTTTCCGCAGTACTGGCAGGCATCTGCGGTGATTCTCTCCCCAACCTGAATATTCTGGACCCCTTCACCAATTTCAACCACTTCGCCTGAGAACTCATGACCCAGAATCAAAGGTGCCTGCACACCTGTCAGAGGATGAGGAGCTTCCGCAGGGATGAAGATAGGACCTGCATCGTACTCGTGCAGATCGGAGCCGCAGATGCCGCACCAGTGGACTTTTACTTTGACCTGTCCGGGCCCTGGTGCGGGAGGCTCGGGAACATTCTCCACTCGCACGTCCTTCTTTCCGTACCATACAGCCGCTTTCATCCCCTGTTCTCCTTTTCGCTCCCTACTTCCCAAATATCTCGTCGCCGCTTTTGAACCCTAACCCAGGATGCATATCGAACCGAACGACTCCCACGGGGATCTGGCCTCCCACTGCCTCCACCACTTTGGCGGTGCCGACGTTGCCGAATCCTCCGCACAGCTCGATGGCCTGGATTCCAGCAGCAGCCAAGTCTTTTGAAACTCGTGCCGCGTCTGCATAATCTTTCACGGCGATCGCAAGCAGCTCGACATGAGGGGTCTTTACCCATGATCTGTGCTGGAGCGGATCCCCTTCCGGAGCGATGAAAATAAACGCCGCCTTGAGCGCTTCATTGGTGGACATGATGTTGGTCTCCTTTGAAAGATCGTTTTGACTACATACACCGTAAGTCAGGTACATCAGCGACCACGTTTGAGAAACGTCGTGCTAATGCCGTTCCATCCTTCCACTCAAACTGCGAGTTAGCTCGCCTCCCATATCGGGGCATTTCTCCCAAGCGAAAACCTGCCTGGTCATGGCCGCGGACATGGTTCGGGCTACATCCACCACCACAGGGCCGTCCTTCGCAAGATAGATGGCTGCATGTTGGCCGGGACGCACCTCCACTTCTCTCTCGCCGTCCAGCGCCAGGACTGACGGCACGGTGCATACCTGCATCTCTTCTCCGACATTCATAACTCTCTCGCTTTTGATGGGGACATCTTCAATCAGTCCTGGCGCAACCGCTGCCCTGACAAAACGATCGTCCCCGCCGAGTTCCAGATACAGGCACTGCGGCTGTTCGGCACGGATGCGGTGAAGCTGGCCTCCGATGGCGGAAAGGCCGATATTGCCTGGTTCCGCCCGATTGAAGAAGACCTGACGAACCTTTCGCATGTCCCAGACCGCTCTGGATGCCACAAAAAGGTCTTCGCACACAGCTACGTCGATCAAGGCCATATCAACGACTCTTCCGTCCAACTTGACATCCAGTCTGGTAGAGGAAAAGGTGCTTTCTTCCATTGGCACAGCCCTGTTTGCAATGAGACCCGCGGCCAACCCTGCTACGGTTGCTTCGATCATGTAAGAAAAGACGTTGTTTGTTCCCGTAGAGATCGGTAGGATGGGAACCCGTGTGGTTCCTTTGGCTACTACACGGTTGGTCCCATCCCCACCCAAGGTGACAATGCATGTTGCACCTTTTTCTTCCATAATTCTCGCAGCTTCTACGGAATCTCTCTGGTCGGCTTTAGTGTCGAAGTTTAGAGACGCCACGGAGATGTCGACCTTTAGCCCATCCAGAGCTCTCGGGACAATCCCATAGTAGTCGGGCATGTAGCAGACCTGATCTACTCCCACTGCCTTCAGCCCGAGCAAGACACGGCGCACAATCCGCACCTTTTCCTGATTGTCAAAGGCGCTGCCGAACGCCACAAGCCGGCGGATATCCTTACCCGAGGCCGGATTGGCAATGATTCCCACGAGTGACAAGTCAACCTCCCCGCCTGTCGCAGGCCTTCGAGGAGAAAAGCCGCCTGAACTATGATTCCACCACCGTCTTGACCGCCTTGACGATCTTCTCCTCGTTGGGGATGAACTCCCGCTCTAGGACTGGAGAGAAGGGAACCGGCACGAAGGGCGCAGCCACTCGTAGGATCGGAGCATCCAGTCTGTCAAACGCTTTTTCGGCAACGAGCGCCGCGATCTCTGCTCCCGGGCCCTGGAACTTCACCGCCTCGTGAACAATCACCAGGCGATGCGTTTTGCGGACCGATTCCAGAATGGTGTCTTCATCCAGCGGGCTGAGAGTCCGAGGATCCAACACCTCTACGCTGATGCCGTCAGCAGCCAGTTTCTCGGCGGCGCCCATCGCAACACGGACCGTTTGGGCTGTGGCAATGACCGTGACGTCCTTTCCTTCACGCTTGATATCTGCCTTGCCTAACGGAATGGTGTACTCTCCGTCTGGCACATCGCCTTCACTTGCGTAAAGGATTTTGTGCTCCAGAAAGACCACAGGGTTGTCGTCCCGGATCGCCGAGATAAGGAGCCCTTTAGCATCATGGGGAGTGCTCGGTATCACGACTTTGAGTCCCGGCACGTGCATGAACCAGGACTCCAGGCACTGAGAATGCTGAGCCGCCGCGCCAATTCCGGCTCCGCATGTGGCCCTCAACACCATAGGGATCTTGGCCTTTCCGCCGAACATGTACTTCATTTTGGCGGCCTGATTGAAAAGTTGATCCATAGCCACTCCGATGAAGTCGACAAACATCAATTCAACCACCGGTCGCAATCCGCAAGACGCTGCCCCGACTGATGTTCCTATGATGGCGCTTTCGGTAATGGGCGTGTCGCGCACCCTCTTCGGCCCAAACTGGTCGAGCAGTCCGGCAGTCACGCCAAAAATTCCACCGTAAACACCCACATCTTCACCTGCCACGTAAACATTGGGATCTCGCAGCATCTCGATCTTGTGGGCATCGTTTAAGGCTTGAGCAAATGTCATAGTCGGCATGTCATCATGCTCCTTTACTTGGATGGACTATCGTTAAGTTCGCATCTCGCCGACGCTCTCTCTATTGCGTGTACAAGTCCTGTGTCAGCTCACTGGGATCGGGATACGGACTCTCTTCCGCGAAACGCTCGGCTTCTGCTATCCGCTTCGCTATGGATGCCCTGATTTCATCGATCTCTTGCTGAGTCAGCACTCCCAAATCCAACAGTTTCTTTTCGAATCGAGGAATCGGATCTTTCTCTTTCCATTCCTGGACTTCTTCCGAGCATCGGTACACGCAGGGGTCACCCTCGAAATGGCCACGATGACGGTACGTCTTGCACTCGATCAGCGACGGCCCCAGTCCTTCTCGCGCCCGCTTGATTCCTTCGCTGGCAGCTTCATAGACCGCCATGACATCGTTCCCGTCCACCACGACTCCAGGCATGTCATACGCACCGGCCCGGTCCGCGATGTTCGGCACGCACATAGAAGTCGTTGTGCAAGAGGATATGCCGTACATGTTGTTCTCAGCGACAAAGACAACCGGCAGTTTCCAGCATGTTGCGAGATTCATGGCTTCATGGGTTGTCCCCTGGTTGGATGCTCCATCTCCGAAAAAGCAGACGGCTATGCTCTCCTTTCCCTGGTACTGGCATGCCAGAGCGGCCCCTGTGGCCAGGGGAGGGCCTGCCCCCACAATACCGTTGGCCCCCAGAATCCCAAGGTCAACGTCGGCAATGTGCATAGAGCCTCCCTTGCCCTTGCAGTACCCATTCTTTTTGCCAAGCACTTCGGCCATCATGCACTTCAAGTCCCCTCCCTTTGCAATGAGATGGCCGTGGCCTCGGTGGGTGCTGGTGATGTAGTCGGTGGCAAGCAAATTTGCGCATACGCCTGTTGCCACTGCTTCTTCGCCGACGTAAAGATGCACGAACCCCGGGATCTTTCCGGCCGCAAAAAGCTCGCTCACCCGCGTCTCAAACATGCGAATCGTAGTCATGACCGTATACATATCGATCATCTGTTCCTTGTTGATCTCCATCTTTCTGTCCCTCCATGCTGGAAGTGTCGGTGACTGAAATCCTGAAGCCTCCTTCCCGAGTCTGTGAGATGTGCTGCCGGTCCCTTGAAAACCCTCCTTTCCCCATACTTGGTCACCTTTCAATGAGCACTGTCACTGCAGCGTTGGCCACTATGATCTGGTCGCAATCGCTCGCGAATTGCGCCACGCAAAGCCCCTTTGTTATCATTCCACCCTCGATGACTCGAGCAGTCTTGCGCCCTATTGGGACCTCGGCCATCACCCGATCGAGGTCGACGTCCCCGGGCCTGGGCACAGCCACGAGGACCTCTACGTCCAGCGCCAGCAGATCCACCATCCCAAGGATTTCGACAAGCCCGCAGAGACAGCTCCTGGAAATAGCATCCTTCACGGCGCGACAGGCGGCCTTGGTTACATCCTCGCCATGAAGGTCTATGCCGGTTCCGATCTCCACGATGAAGCGTTGCGCTGCCACGATTTCACCCCTTTGACTGATAAGATTTGAGTGGTTGTCTCATTGAACAGACCATTTCACCCGCGCGATAAGAACTTCGAACCAGAGGTCCTGCTGCCACTTTCTTGAATCCTTCCGATCGAGCGATCTGGGCCCACTCTTCGAATTCGGCCGGAGACACGTAACGACTCACTGGAAAGTGTTCTTTGGAAGGTGCAAGATACTGCCCGAGGGTGAGAAACGAACAGCCTGTACGGCGAAGGTCTGTAATCGCCTCCAGAATCTCTTGTTCTGTCTCGCCGAGTCCCAGCATGATGCCGGATTTGACGATAAGCCCGTGCTTGCCGGCATATTCCAGGATACCCAACGAGCGTTGGTACCTCGCCTTGGGGCGAACGATGGGATAGAGGCGTTTCACTGTCTCTACGTTATGGTTGAACACATCCGGACGAATGTCACAGATTCTCTGTAAGGCCTTCAGAGATCCCCTGAAGTCCGGAACAAGAACTTCGACGCTCACATCCGGACAACATTCTCGGACCTTCTCTACAGTTCTTACAAAATGCTCGGCGCCTCCGTCGGGAAGGTCATCTCGCGTCACAGAGGTAATCACGGCGTGTTTGAGTCGAAGGAGTTGCACTGCTTGAGCTATGCGTTCCGGCTCGCCTCCATCCACAGCGTCAGGCTTGCCTTTGTCTACTGCACAGAACCTGCATGTTCGGGTGCATATGGTCCCCAGGATCATGAAGGTAGCAGTTCCACGCGCGAAGCACTCGCCCAGGTTAGGACAGCGAGCGCTTTGACAAACAGTACTGAGACGCAGCCAGGAAAGCACGGACTCCATTCGATCGATGGATTCCGTGCACGAAGGAGAGAGAACTAACCAGGAAGGTCGCTCCGTAGGTCGTTGGCGCACCTCCGGCGGTGTCGCATATCCGAAAATGCGGCAAAAAGCTCTCGTGAAACGATCTTTCACCTCAGCCATATCCACTGACTGCCCCAACTCGCGCTCCATGGAGGTGACCTTTCCGTCCGGATCGCCGCAAGGGTTGATAGATTCGAACCACCGGAGGTCAGCATTCACATTCAACGCAATGCCGTGGTAGGTCACCCATCGTCGGCATGCTACGCCCACACTCGCAATCTTTGCGGCGCCGGCCCATACACCGGGGTTTCTCCCTCTGAACTCGGAAGCCAATCCGTAGCTCCGGAGTACTGCTGCAACTGTCTCCAGTAGCATTTGCAGGTACAGCCGTAAGTCTTTGGTCTGGAGCTTAACGATCGGATAAGCCACAAGCTGCCCGGGACCATGAAAAGTGGCCATGCCACCTCGGTCTACGTGGAATACCGAGGCCCCTTTCCGATTGATTGCTTCTTCAGATTCTCGAAGGTCGTCCAGACTTCCGCTTCGTCCTATGGTCACCACCGGGGGGTGTTCAACCAAGATCAAGCGGTCCGGAGAAAGTTCTGCAATGCGCTCCGAAACCAAAGCTTCCTGGAGCTTCAAAGCGTCGTCGTATATCAAAAGTCCCCAGTCCAGGACCTGCAAATGAGAAATTGAGGCATCGGTCATTCTGAGCGCCTCCTCTCGTCTCTGAGGGCCAAGAGGACCAGGCTTCAGCGCAAACCGAGAACGCTCAAGTCTGGAGTCAGCGTTTCGGTAGATAGAGTGCCCAACCCGCAGTGTCCTTGGCCGCATCGGCGACTGTCTCCGAGTACGTCGGATGCACTCGAATACTGCGGGCAAGTTCGTTTACCGTTGCTTCCAGTTGCATGGCGAGGATAGCCTCGCCCACCAGGTCCGTGGCACCAGCTCCCACAATGTGAACACCGAGGATTTCTCCGTATCGAGAATCCGACACGACTTTCACGGACCCTTCGACTTCGCCGCGGCTCATAGCCAGGCCGTTGATGGCATAGGGAAGGGTTCCCACCTCGATTTCCAATCCTCTTTTCTCCGCCTCCTCTTCGGAAAGGCCAACTGCACCCACTTCCGGCGATGTCCAAAGGCCGCGTGGGATCAGATGGAAAGGATACGTGCTACCTCTCTCCATACAGTTCTCCCCCGCAACGATTGCCATGGAGGATGCGGCATGGCTGAACATCCAGCCTCCAATGACGTCTCCGATGGCATAAATGCCCTTTACGGAAGTCTCCAACCGGTTGTCCACCAGGATTCCCCCATCCTCATTCAGCTTCACGCCGACCTGCTCGAGCCCCATATTGACCGTCGCCGGTTTTCTCCATGCAACCAGTACCTTTTGCACTTCAACACTGCGATCTGCGGCCGCCGAGAGCACACACGACCAGCCGGCTCCAGATTCTGCCTTCGTGATCGATTTGAGCGTGTGACGTGTGAGAACCTCTACTCCTTTCTCCCTGAGGGACTGCGTGATTCTCTGGCTGGTGTCATGGTCTTCGCGAGCGAGGACGCGCGACGATTCGGTGGCCAAGACCACCTTGCAGCCGAAAGAGTTGAGGAGAAAGGCCATTTCTACTTCTATATAGCCGGAATCACACACGAGAATTG
The sequence above is a segment of the Desulfomonile tiedjei DSM 6799 genome. Coding sequences within it:
- a CDS encoding cytochrome c3 family protein, producing the protein MGSVDKTPRTSIRSLCRRLSASALIAALLLAVAPHVGASWFVDAGRFHVSVHGQISCTDCHVSTPQEERHPNPADVNKSVRDFFRTEKCARCHEDIVVKMDSGTHAGKPVDNRQEYNFCVNCHDPHYQLATKNLAASFDPSKPVNQQCGACHKLQTSLPTLSLQDEKCMACHRSVGTEGAETVRKVSDFCFACHGTESNRKNTERVNVTGTVPIIESHSYTSTTHSKLSCLVCHPKSAEFGHTKRERTPCLSCHHRHDEKIAHDAHLRVSCEACHIAGAIPVKNAASGTILWQIDRKTDRPIDVHNMTLTAAAGSCERCHNSANVIGAAAMVLPPKSIICMPCHAATLSIADTTSMISLLVLLFGLIGLAAVWFSGNVSASGKSTIERGMHKPPGNTRRFFFVIKRLYALKTIALDVLLQRRLFRQSRTRWFIHALIFFPFMFRFLWGMTALLTSLWIPQSSLPWTLLDKDYPPVALSFDASGLSILFGVILIALRRIVVPNRDMAGIPKQDWLALFLIGATVVVGFVLEGVRIAMQGSPAGSEYAFLGYAISRVFEQTSALPGAYGYLWYFHAIATGAVLAYLPFSHLLHIIVAPVVLSMNAVTVSLKNPVKGSAP
- a CDS encoding glycine cleavage system protein H; the protein is MEIQGYNMPDDLYYEEHHFWVRTDGNILVMGMDDFAQQLAGMIVYVQLPFEGKALQTGKKFAKVESGKWLGIVYAPVDGEIESSNQELATIPTLINEDCYGAGWMFRIRPKDAAQVQKLIHGRETVEPWLLADIARYKKD
- a CDS encoding alpha-ketoacid dehydrogenase subunit beta, translated to MPTMTFAQALNDAHKIEMLRDPNVYVAGEDVGVYGGIFGVTAGLLDQFGPKRVRDTPITESAIIGTSVGAASCGLRPVVELMFVDFIGVAMDQLFNQAAKMKYMFGGKAKIPMVLRATCGAGIGAAAQHSQCLESWFMHVPGLKVVIPSTPHDAKGLLISAIRDDNPVVFLEHKILYASEGDVPDGEYTIPLGKADIKREGKDVTVIATAQTVRVAMGAAEKLAADGISVEVLDPRTLSPLDEDTILESVRKTHRLVIVHEAVKFQGPGAEIAALVAEKAFDRLDAPILRVAAPFVPVPFSPVLEREFIPNEEKIVKAVKTVVES
- a CDS encoding (Fe-S)-binding protein gives rise to the protein MSNRDYSIRQLIEMDACTQCRLCGDVCPAVSASKDGTLSALCRMKGLRDVLKSRTGLFRGILRKRDISEEEWKRFSSVVFRCTLCAGCQEACPVGINLKNLWLSIRQDLFHSGHYPQKIQTIRDNLEESRNVFGEPGEERADWVDDMRDPPEHRYMKDTAKVVYFTGCVAAYYPLAQTIPIALAEILDVSGVDFTLLGEDEWCCGFPLLGAGLREMFHEYLKHNLEAIRRKGAETVVFACPSCYQMWREYYPHEFEIFHASEFLMELLEAKRIPLKEVRLTVTYHDPCDLGRGANVFDEPRQVIRSIPGVELIELPRNREKCQCCGGGGNLEMIDADLSSAISRQKVEEALGTGAQAVVTTCQQCVRTMTTYVKRNKVPIDVMDLTQLVHKALMPKPDQRSAP
- a CDS encoding Lin0512 family protein; translation: MAAQRFIVEIGTGIDLHGEDVTKAACRAVKDAISRSCLCGLVEILGMVDLLALDVEVLVAVPRPGDVDLDRVMAEVPIGRKTARVIEGGMITKGLCVAQFASDCDQIIVANAAVTVLIER
- a CDS encoding 2,3-butanediol dehydrogenase, with protein sequence MKAAVWYGKKDVRVENVPEPPAPGPGQVKVKVHWCGICGSDLHEYDAGPIFIPAEAPHPLTGVQAPLILGHEFSGEVVEIGEGVQNIQVGERITADACQYCGKCYMCKRNRYSVCSSLAFTGLMANGAFADYVNVPAYTIYRLPPEMPSDVGAVVEPAAVGVHAIRRGRVLEGDTVAVVGAGTIGLVTLQAAKAAGASKVIVLEMAQARKEYAKKLGATAVIDPSEQDAIKAVRQLTDGLGVDVAIECVGGSETGALAVDLTRQGGKTVLVGIFEKPSEIHFNNLVFFEKEIVGSLAYYGEFSTAIALMADGRIAAQPMITAKIKLDDIVEKGFKELLANREQHIKILVSPQ
- a CDS encoding DUF6506 family protein — encoded protein: MSTNEALKAAFIFIAPEGDPLQHRSWVKTPHVELLAIAVKDYADAARVSKDLAAAGIQAIELCGGFGNVGTAKVVEAVGGQIPVGVVRFDMHPGLGFKSGDEIFGK
- the lipA gene encoding lipoyl synthase, whose product is MTDASISHLQVLDWGLLIYDDALKLQEALVSERIAELSPDRLILVEHPPVVTIGRSGSLDDLRESEEAINRKGASVFHVDRGGMATFHGPGQLVAYPIVKLQTKDLRLYLQMLLETVAAVLRSYGLASEFRGRNPGVWAGAAKIASVGVACRRWVTYHGIALNVNADLRWFESINPCGDPDGKVTSMERELGQSVDMAEVKDRFTRAFCRIFGYATPPEVRQRPTERPSWLVLSPSCTESIDRMESVLSWLRLSTVCQSARCPNLGECFARGTATFMILGTICTRTCRFCAVDKGKPDAVDGGEPERIAQAVQLLRLKHAVITSVTRDDLPDGGAEHFVRTVEKVRECCPDVSVEVLVPDFRGSLKALQRICDIRPDVFNHNVETVKRLYPIVRPKARYQRSLGILEYAGKHGLIVKSGIMLGLGETEQEILEAITDLRRTGCSFLTLGQYLAPSKEHFPVSRYVSPAEFEEWAQIARSEGFKKVAAGPLVRSSYRAGEMVCSMRQPLKSYQSKG
- a CDS encoding ATP-NAD kinase family protein, translating into MGIIANPASGKDIRRLVAFGSAFDNQEKVRIVRRVLLGLKAVGVDQVCYMPDYYGIVPRALDGLKVDISVASLNFDTKADQRDSVEAARIMEEKGATCIVTLGGDGTNRVVAKGTTRVPILPISTGTNNVFSYMIEATVAGLAAGLIANRAVPMEESTFSSTRLDVKLDGRVVDMALIDVAVCEDLFVASRAVWDMRKVRQVFFNRAEPGNIGLSAIGGQLHRIRAEQPQCLYLELGGDDRFVRAAVAPGLIEDVPIKSERVMNVGEEMQVCTVPSVLALDGEREVEVRPGQHAAIYLAKDGPVVVDVARTMSAAMTRQVFAWEKCPDMGGELTRSLSGRMERH
- a CDS encoding thiamine pyrophosphate-dependent dehydrogenase E1 component subunit alpha, which translates into the protein MEINKEQMIDMYTVMTTIRMFETRVSELFAAGKIPGFVHLYVGEEAVATGVCANLLATDYITSTHRGHGHLIAKGGDLKCMMAEVLGKKNGYCKGKGGSMHIADVDLGILGANGIVGAGPPLATGAALACQYQGKESIAVCFFGDGASNQGTTHEAMNLATCWKLPVVFVAENNMYGISSCTTTSMCVPNIADRAGAYDMPGVVVDGNDVMAVYEAASEGIKRAREGLGPSLIECKTYRHRGHFEGDPCVYRCSEEVQEWKEKDPIPRFEKKLLDLGVLTQQEIDEIRASIAKRIAEAERFAEESPYPDPSELTQDLYTQ